Part of the Nicotiana sylvestris chromosome 2, ASM39365v2, whole genome shotgun sequence genome, tttcttgaccagatgctagatagacttgctgggcgtgccttctactatttttggatgggtattcaggttacaaccagattttgattgctccgaaagatcaggagaaaaccaccttcatGTGTCCGTATGACACCTTTGCATTTTCTAGGATGCATTTTGATTTATGTAATGCCAGGCTACcttccagcggtgtatgatggatATATTTATCGACATGGTGGATgacttcttggaagtgttcatggatgatttcagtgtttTGGGTGactcttttgatgaatgtttgaagaatcttgacaaGGTGTTGGCCCAGTGTGAAGAGAGCAATCTTGTGCTTAACTGGGAAATATGCCACTTTATGGTCTAAGAGGGCATTATCCTCGGCCATAAAATCTTAAAGCATGTtatagaggtggacaaggctaaaattgaagtgatatcaaagcttcctcctcctacttcagtcaagggggttaggagttttcttgggcatgcagggttctaccgaagattcattaaagacttttctaagttagtgaatcctttgtgcaagttattagaaaaggatgccaagtttgtgtttAATAAGGAATGTATGaaagcttttgaacttctcaagtacaaattgacaaccactcccattattaccgcacccaattggagcttaccttttgagctcatgtatgATGCAAGAGATGTTGCGATAGGagcagttttgggtcaaagagtgaataagatATTTCACGCGGTGTATTGTACTGGCAAattaatgaatgatgctcaagtaaaTTACACGATGACAGAAAAAGAGTTGCTagcaattgtgtttgcaatggagaagtttaggccttatcttatgggtgccaaggtgatagttcaCACTGACCATGCAACACTccgctacttgatgacaaagaaagattctaaggctcggttgatgagatgggttctattgcttcaagagtttgaccttgagattgttgatagaaagggaagtgaaaaccaagtggcggaccacttatcccgcttggaggaggaggggaagcCCCGTGATGGCCtcaaaattaatgattcattccctgATAAGCAACTCCTCTCTGTATCTGTGAATAGTATGCCTTGGTTCGTGGATGTTGCCAACTTTCTTATGATCGGTATTgttccgtgtgagctctcttctaaccaaaggaagaagcttaaacgggatagCTTGGACTACTACTGGGATGAGACCTACTTGTTCAAATCTGTAATGATAGTGTGATCTGGAGATGTGTTCCGGAAGATgagcaaatgagtattctggatgcttgtcattcctctccctacggtggtcatcatggtggagcaaGGACAATTTCAAAGGTGCCTAGTTGTAGTTTTTATTGGCCTACATTGTACAAGGATGCGGTTGagcttgtgaagagatgtgatgagtatCAAAGAGtaggtggaatttcaaagaaggatgagatgcctctcaccactattcttgaggttgatatatTTGATGTGTGGGACATTGACTTCATGAGACCTTTTGTGAGTTCATGTGGCAACACATACATTCTGGTGGCCGTtgattatgtttcaaagtgggttaagGCCATGTCTTTACCCAACAAtaaggcccggagtgttgtggatTTTCTCAAAAAGAGTATAtttactcggtttggcactcctagagcaatcATCAGTGATAGAGGGTCTCATTTATGCAATAAGGCAtctgacactttgcttgcaaagtatggtatcaatcacaaggtttctacCCCTTACCATCCTCAAGCTAGTAGGCAAGTggaggtctccaacagggagatcaagagcatattgtcaaagacggttaatgcaaataggactgactggtcaaagaaactggatgatgctttgtgggcATACATGACTgtttacaaaactccgattggtatgtctccgtaccggttggtgtttgggaaagcttgccatcttccaATTGAGTTAGAGCAAAAAGCCATGTgggccttgaggaagttgaatattgaatgggatgttgcaccAAATCTCCGGGtggagcaactcaatgagcttgatgagttccggtttcatgcctattccagctCATCCTCGTATAAGGACAAGATGTACTTACATGACAAGTATGTATGTAACAAGgaattcaaagtgggtgatttggttcttttgtccaactcccggttacgactgtttccgggaaagcttaagtcaaaatgaagtgaccttttgaggtggtgcttgtgactccgtttggtgctcttgatttgaaaaacaaaaatggtgagatATTCAGAGTTAATGGGAACAAAGTGAAGCACTATCTTAGcaaatttgatgacagccacgtggtggcaatgaTCATCTCAAGTGATTGATGGTAATTTGCAtcatgtcgcgacgttaaatcaggcgcttcttgggaggcaacccatgtatttttcttcttttttaattttctttgtaGTCAGGATTTGTTGGtgaactaactggttgtgagatgtgtgtagggaTGTTTGATACAGTGCAGATCAAGTTGGAAAAACTTTGCTCTCTGAAGTTGGACCGCTGACAGTGGTCCTATTTTTTGCTGCAGCGGTGGCCCTATCGCGGGGGCGGAATTTGATGGCGGACGCGGGATTGAAAAGTCCAAAATGAGACTTCTCTGAAGTTTCAACTGCATCCGTGGTGCTTTTATTGCGGTCAGCGATGCCTCATCGTGACCACGATCGATTTTTTGCGGTCTGCGATCATTTCAATCGGGCAACCCTTCTGTACTTCACAAGCGCGGACCGCGGTGATTTATCGCGGCCGCGCTAGGTAAGATTGTGTGGATCCCAGCGTTTGTCTATAAATAGAACCTCAGGGCCCCTTTTATATTTTTCGCTCATTTCACTCTCAAACAACATACACCACTGTTCATCCACGCCCTAGTTTGCACAGACACAAGCACTAGCCTTCATTTTTCACCACTCATCTCACATCTGGTAATTCTACGCATTTCTTAGTCTTTAATTTTGtacttattttcttttaattgatagtttttatttttttcttcttcttttttcttttaattttgacttAGGTTTCCTTAGTGTTAATCAAAATTAGATTTAGAATGTTAAAATTGGTTAATGAATACCTAGTGTGGCTTAAAACTGCGTAAATACATGAACAACTGAAACCCTAGGTTTGCTGGGCCTGATTTTGACTTCCACGGCCGCGGTTGATTTTTCGTGGTCAGCGGTGCACCTACCACGATAGCGATGGATTTTTCGTGGTCCGCGATGATCAATTTCAGAGAGATAATAGATGAGGGTTTGCGGCCACTGTTGATTTTTCGCGGACAGCGGTGCAACTACTGCGGTCGCGGTCCTTTTTTCGCGATCCATGATGCAATAGAATTAGAGGGTGGGCAGTCTGATCCCCACAACTCCGCGGTCGTGATACATTTTCCGTGGTCTGCGGTGCAGGCTTCGCGGCCATGCTCCCTTTTCCGCGGTCCGCGATCTGTTGTTTTGTTCAAGCACTATCAACTGCTCTACTAATTTTCTGCACTGCTTCTTCTAGTATTCGTACTAACAATTTTCAAATCATTATACTTacagacaatggttaaatctagAGGAGGAGGtgaaaaacaaaaagggaaagtGGAGTCCTCTcgggg contains:
- the LOC138885085 gene encoding uncharacterized protein produces the protein MAVITRSDRGGDVNTSKQKEIVSDEVKVQDDDVPIVDEQVSEENLNAEVRIDINDNEGETQDDVNPSRKHVIDIPKTVVPKGEFTFRVGNEKVVFHMCKSMKDPNSTEVCSFVDLVTEVIVDDTSAMINVDDPLEAVLLNLDVNEDEGRVECVNALHGVGSYSFEPRKLSLDLENRKTPPTKPSIEEPPVLELKPLPSYLRCSKEGKKAIGWTLADIQGISHVFFMHMIILEDDAKPSVEHQRRLNEAMQEVVKKEGGMTVVTNEENELIPTRTVTRWRVCMDYRKMNKVSRKDHFPFPFLDQMLDRLAGRAFYYFWMGIQATFQRCMMDIFIDMVDDFLEVFMDDFSVLGDSFDECLKNLDKVLAQCEESNLVLNWEICHFMLLEKDAKFVFNKECMKAFELLKYKLTTTPIITAPNWSLPFELMYDARDVAIGAVLGQRVNKIFHAVYCTGKLMNDAQVNYTMTEKELLAIVFAMEKFRPYLMGAKVIVHTDHATLRYLMTKKDSKARLMRWVLLLQEFDLEIVDRKGSENQVADHLSRLEEEGKPRDGLKINDSFPDKQLLSVSVNSMPWFVDVANFLMIGIVPCELSSNQRKKLKRDSLDYYWDETYLFKSVMIV